The following are from one region of the Chitinispirillales bacterium ANBcel5 genome:
- a CDS encoding GNAT family N-acetyltransferase has product MIVKANYDDLKQILTLQKEAYQSEAKLYNDYSISPLTQSLEEIRNDYLNQTILKATHDNTIIGSVRAYQKGNVCHIGRLIVHPKHQNKGNGKELMNTIEKLFGACDKYSLFTGYRSEKNLHLYTSLGYKRVKREKMNSSVTLIYLEKSNYDRSLKNRE; this is encoded by the coding sequence ATGATAGTTAAAGCAAATTATGATGACTTAAAGCAGATTTTGACATTACAAAAAGAGGCCTATCAAAGTGAAGCAAAGCTATATAATGATTATTCCATTTCTCCTCTGACCCAATCCTTAGAAGAGATAAGAAACGATTATCTTAATCAAACCATTCTAAAAGCGACGCATGACAATACTATTATTGGATCGGTAAGGGCGTATCAAAAAGGTAATGTTTGTCATATAGGCAGACTAATTGTTCATCCTAAACATCAAAACAAAGGTAACGGTAAAGAGTTGATGAACACTATAGAAAAACTTTTTGGAGCATGTGACAAGTATTCTTTGTTTACAGGATATAGAAGCGAAAAGAATCTACATCTTTATACAAGTTTAGGGTACAAGAGAGTCAAAAGAGAGAAAATGAACAGTAGTGTTACCCTGATTTATCTTGAAAAATCGAACTATGATCGGTCCCTGAAAAATAGAGAATAA